In Micromonospora sp. WMMD980, the following are encoded in one genomic region:
- a CDS encoding ATP-binding protein has protein sequence MTARPQNSDDGTHRQLTTLAGWRAFVQEAPVASKLLPERDWNQLSDHDRLTYDERRLNYHAYLLVVATPTIRQVITEGRRLTYLNRNAHSGRSGLILSGAARTGKTTALTQLGKTLDVIHRGRRPESAGDIPTVYITVPPAATAKMIAIEFARFLGLPTAPRANITDIIEAVCGVCIDARTALMAVDEIHNLALATRTGAEASDMLKYFSERIPATFVYAGIDVERAGLLAGTRGEQIAGRFSMIRTEAFAPGEHWTGLIAVLEDSLRLHRHHPDTLTGLGDYLHQRTSGMIGSLLRLIRGAAVQAVLDGTERITRRSLDSIQIDIAAQTAASRATRRPRQPASRQTAPIP, from the coding sequence GTGACCGCCCGGCCCCAAAACTCCGACGACGGCACGCACCGGCAGCTGACCACCCTGGCCGGCTGGCGGGCGTTCGTGCAGGAGGCCCCGGTCGCGTCGAAGTTGCTCCCTGAGCGGGACTGGAACCAGCTGTCCGACCACGATCGCCTGACTTACGACGAGCGGCGCCTGAACTATCACGCCTACCTGCTGGTGGTGGCCACACCCACGATCCGGCAGGTCATCACCGAGGGACGCCGCCTTACCTACCTCAACCGCAACGCCCACTCCGGCCGCAGCGGACTGATCCTGTCCGGGGCCGCCCGCACCGGCAAGACCACCGCCCTGACGCAACTGGGCAAAACCCTCGACGTCATCCACCGGGGACGCCGCCCTGAATCCGCCGGTGACATTCCGACCGTCTACATCACCGTCCCACCGGCCGCGACGGCGAAGATGATCGCGATCGAGTTCGCCCGGTTCCTCGGCCTGCCCACGGCCCCACGAGCGAACATCACCGACATCATCGAGGCCGTCTGCGGGGTCTGCATCGACGCGCGCACCGCTCTGATGGCCGTCGACGAGATACACAACCTCGCCCTGGCCACCCGCACCGGCGCCGAGGCCTCCGACATGCTCAAGTACTTCTCCGAACGCATCCCCGCCACATTCGTCTACGCCGGCATCGACGTCGAACGCGCCGGTCTGCTGGCCGGCACCCGCGGCGAGCAGATCGCCGGACGCTTCAGCATGATCCGCACCGAGGCGTTCGCACCCGGCGAGCACTGGACCGGGCTCATCGCCGTCCTGGAAGACAGCCTCCGCCTGCACCGCCACCACCCCGACACCCTCACCGGCCTGGGCGACTACCTGCACCAACGCACAAGCGGCATGATCGGCAGCCTGCTGAGGCTCATCCGCGGCGCCGCGGTCCAAGCCGTCCTCGACGGCACCGAACGCATCACCCGCCGCAGCCTGGACTCCATCCAGATCGACATCGCCGCGCAGACCGCCGCCAGCAGGGCCACCCGCAGACCCCGCCAGCCCGCGAGCAGGCAAACCGCCCCGATCCCATGA
- a CDS encoding conjugal transfer protein TrbL family protein, translating into MSFVLGQILDWLTTAILATFDALLGVISSALLITPNVTGLPQVQALTGRSVWVVDTVFVLAFVAAGVLTMTSGGDERSRYTIKDLLPRLIVAFVAAHFSQLWCGMLIELANALTAALTTGSGDHDGALRAVKTHIAAGQDKTAALLFVICVAIIAVLLAGTAFSMIVRFAVVLVLTAAAPLALACHALPQTDPLARMWWRSYAGVLAVPVVQGFTLYAGQWMLTDPAHLLPVLGLPVEPGGVLNLFVVMVMLWTTLRVPHMMRRYVSAGNSGGGASMIGAAVRVIVVQQATRAVPGLRRGVRAVTR; encoded by the coding sequence GTGAGCTTCGTCCTCGGCCAGATCCTCGACTGGCTCACCACCGCGATCCTCGCGACCTTCGACGCCCTGCTCGGGGTGATCAGCAGCGCGCTGCTGATCACCCCGAACGTCACCGGCCTGCCGCAGGTGCAGGCCCTCACCGGACGTTCCGTGTGGGTCGTGGACACCGTGTTCGTCCTGGCCTTCGTCGCCGCCGGCGTGCTCACCATGACCTCCGGCGGCGACGAACGCTCCCGCTACACGATCAAAGACCTGCTGCCCCGCCTGATCGTGGCGTTCGTCGCCGCCCACTTCTCCCAACTGTGGTGCGGCATGCTCATCGAGCTGGCCAACGCTCTCACCGCGGCGCTGACCACCGGCAGCGGCGACCACGACGGCGCGCTGCGGGCGGTCAAAACCCACATCGCCGCGGGGCAGGACAAGACCGCGGCGCTGCTGTTCGTGATCTGCGTGGCGATCATCGCCGTGCTGCTCGCCGGCACCGCGTTCAGCATGATCGTCCGCTTCGCCGTCGTGCTGGTCCTGACCGCCGCCGCGCCCCTGGCGCTCGCCTGCCACGCATTGCCGCAGACCGACCCGCTGGCGCGAATGTGGTGGCGCTCCTACGCCGGTGTCCTGGCGGTGCCGGTGGTGCAGGGCTTCACCCTCTACGCCGGGCAGTGGATGCTCACCGACCCGGCGCACCTGCTGCCCGTTCTCGGCCTGCCCGTCGAGCCCGGCGGAGTGCTGAACCTGTTCGTCGTCATGGTCATGCTCTGGACCACCCTGCGGGTGCCGCACATGATGCGCCGCTACGTCAGCGCCGGCAACAGCGGCGGCGGGGCCAGCATGATCGGCGCCGCGGTGCGGGTGATCGTCGTGCAGCAGGCCACCCGGGCGGTGCCCGGCCTCCGACGCGGTGTGCGGGCGGTGACCCGATGA
- a CDS encoding pilin, with the protein MFRVLAHARALIHCLSLRRVGRVAAVTGSALLFLSVPTAANADTGVPALAVNSLPVVIANLRLWLVGILAALATLFLVLAGVYWATAGGDPAQVDRARGALRNALIGYGLAVLAPVLLEVVQGIVGG; encoded by the coding sequence ATGTTCCGCGTCCTGGCACACGCGCGTGCCCTCATCCACTGTCTGAGCCTGCGTCGGGTCGGCCGCGTCGCCGCGGTGACCGGTTCGGCGCTGCTATTCCTGTCCGTGCCCACCGCCGCGAACGCCGACACGGGCGTGCCCGCGTTGGCAGTGAACTCCCTACCGGTGGTGATCGCCAACCTGCGGCTGTGGCTGGTCGGCATCCTCGCCGCGCTCGCCACCCTGTTTCTCGTTCTCGCCGGCGTCTACTGGGCCACCGCCGGCGGGGACCCGGCGCAGGTCGACCGCGCCCGAGGCGCCCTGCGCAACGCGCTGATCGGGTACGGCCTCGCCGTGCTCGCCCCGGTCCTGCTGGAAGTCGTCCAGGGCATCGTCGGAGGCTGA
- a CDS encoding PrgI family protein has protein sequence MNADTQANEAGRARMPADVDAPDKVAYGLTFRQLAILAVAALGLYGAWRGLHTIVPAPVLLGAAVIVGGLVFGVAVGRRDGLPLDVWLLAAVRHARAPRALSTTDTASMTPDWVQTPASRVMVPAPLRLPADAIDDGGEIHLGGTRAAVVAATSVNLALRTAGEQAALVEVFGRWLNSLSTPTQIVVSAQPVDLRSAAHAVTQAVEQMAHPALADAAADHARFLDDLATRRDPLRRQVLIVSRATAGERGEHAARRSADDTARTLSGLGVTTRALDAAAVTAAIAAAADPYRPSRPGGLAAPDAVITGPTTPRPGKGSR, from the coding sequence ATGAACGCCGACACCCAAGCGAACGAGGCGGGGCGGGCGCGGATGCCCGCCGACGTCGACGCGCCCGACAAGGTCGCTTACGGGTTGACCTTCCGTCAGCTCGCGATCCTCGCCGTCGCCGCCCTCGGCCTCTACGGCGCGTGGCGGGGCCTGCACACCATCGTGCCGGCGCCGGTGCTCCTCGGTGCCGCGGTGATCGTCGGCGGTCTCGTGTTCGGCGTCGCCGTCGGCCGCCGTGACGGCCTGCCGCTGGACGTGTGGCTGCTCGCAGCCGTCCGGCACGCCCGCGCCCCTCGCGCCCTGTCAACGACGGACACGGCGTCGATGACGCCGGACTGGGTGCAGACGCCGGCGAGCCGGGTGATGGTGCCGGCGCCGCTGAGGCTGCCCGCGGACGCCATCGACGACGGCGGGGAGATCCACCTGGGCGGCACGCGAGCGGCGGTGGTCGCCGCGACTAGCGTCAACCTGGCGCTGCGCACCGCCGGTGAGCAGGCAGCGCTGGTCGAGGTGTTCGGCCGCTGGCTCAACAGCCTGTCCACCCCGACGCAGATCGTCGTGTCGGCGCAGCCGGTCGATCTACGCTCCGCCGCCCACGCTGTCACGCAGGCCGTGGAGCAGATGGCGCATCCAGCTCTGGCAGACGCCGCGGCCGACCACGCCCGCTTCCTCGACGACCTGGCCACCCGCCGCGACCCGCTGCGCCGCCAGGTCCTCATCGTCTCGCGCGCCACCGCCGGCGAGCGGGGCGAGCACGCGGCCCGGCGGAGCGCGGACGACACCGCCCGCACCCTGTCCGGTCTCGGGGTCACCACCCGCGCGCTGGATGCGGCGGCGGTCACCGCGGCGATCGCCGCCGCGGCCGACCCCTACCGGCCCTCGCGCCCCGGCGGCCTCGCCGCCCCGGACGCCGTTATCACCGGCCCCACCACGCCACGACCAGGGAAGGGCTCCCGATGA
- a CDS encoding DUF87 domain-containing protein, whose product MRLRSRSRADTGARQRSSLAGTVAPAAVEVTPRMLRVGDGYAATLVVTGYPAEVGHAWLEPLLSWPGRLDLALHIDPLPAPIAATRLRNQRARFESSRRSDHAAGKLTDPSTDAAAEDAADLAGRLARGQAKLFRVGLYLTVHARTEDELLTACAQVKAAAASTLIEVQPATWRHLAGWTTTLPLATDSLQMRRTMDTQALAAAFPLASADLPAPLPGDPAAEGGVLYGVNPDSQGIVWWDRWAQENHNSIVLARSGAGKSYFVKLEILRNLYQQVQVAVIDPEDEYLRLADAVGGSVVRLGAPGVKINPLDLPAGDRRPDVLTRRGLFLHTLIGVLLGQQPPPAERAALDRAILAVYRNAGITADPATHHRPAPLLRDLTACLDADTDPASGQLAARLAPWVHGSFSQLFDAPSTIRLDGHLVVWSLRQLPDELRTVGTLLALDAIWRRVDAPGQAATRRLVVVDEAWLLMRDGEGAKFLFRMSKAARKRHAGLAVVTQDVADVLGTDLGQAVVANAATQVLLKQAPQAIDAVGDAFGLTAGERRLLLAARVGTGLLIAGANRTRFEAIASDTEHRLATTRPQDLAALTDEEEL is encoded by the coding sequence ATGAGACTCCGCAGCCGATCCCGCGCCGACACCGGTGCCCGCCAGCGTTCGTCGCTGGCGGGCACCGTCGCTCCCGCCGCCGTGGAGGTGACGCCGCGGATGCTGCGCGTCGGCGACGGCTACGCCGCGACCCTCGTGGTCACCGGCTACCCCGCCGAGGTGGGCCACGCCTGGCTGGAGCCGCTGCTGTCGTGGCCGGGCCGCCTCGACCTGGCGCTGCACATCGACCCGCTACCCGCCCCGATCGCAGCGACCCGGCTACGCAATCAGCGTGCCCGCTTCGAGTCCAGCCGCCGCTCTGACCACGCCGCCGGCAAACTCACCGACCCGAGCACCGACGCCGCAGCCGAAGACGCCGCCGACCTCGCCGGGCGCCTCGCCCGCGGGCAGGCCAAACTGTTCCGCGTCGGCCTGTACCTGACCGTGCACGCCCGCACCGAAGACGAACTCCTCACCGCCTGCGCCCAGGTGAAAGCAGCCGCCGCGTCCACGCTGATCGAGGTGCAACCCGCGACCTGGCGGCACCTCGCCGGCTGGACCACCACCCTGCCGCTGGCGACCGATAGCCTGCAGATGCGCCGCACAATGGACACCCAGGCACTGGCCGCCGCGTTTCCCCTCGCCTCTGCCGACCTACCCGCGCCCCTGCCCGGCGACCCAGCTGCCGAAGGCGGCGTGCTCTACGGCGTCAACCCCGACTCCCAGGGCATCGTGTGGTGGGACCGCTGGGCGCAGGAGAACCACAACAGCATCGTGCTCGCCCGCTCCGGCGCCGGGAAGTCCTACTTCGTGAAGCTGGAGATCCTGCGCAACCTCTACCAGCAGGTGCAGGTCGCCGTCATCGACCCCGAAGACGAATACCTCCGGTTGGCCGACGCCGTCGGCGGCTCCGTCGTACGCCTCGGCGCACCCGGCGTGAAGATCAACCCCCTCGACCTGCCGGCCGGGGACCGCCGTCCCGACGTGCTGACCCGCCGCGGGCTGTTCCTACACACCCTCATCGGTGTGCTGCTCGGCCAGCAGCCACCGCCGGCCGAACGCGCCGCCCTGGACCGGGCGATCCTGGCCGTCTACCGCAACGCCGGAATCACCGCGGACCCCGCCACCCACCACCGGCCCGCCCCGCTGCTACGCGACCTCACCGCCTGCCTCGACGCCGACACCGACCCGGCGTCGGGGCAGCTCGCCGCCCGCCTCGCCCCGTGGGTGCACGGCTCGTTCTCTCAGCTGTTCGACGCACCCTCCACCATCCGCCTCGACGGGCACCTGGTCGTGTGGTCACTGCGGCAGCTTCCCGACGAGCTGCGCACCGTCGGCACCCTGCTGGCCCTCGACGCGATCTGGCGGCGCGTCGACGCCCCCGGCCAGGCGGCGACGCGCCGGCTGGTCGTGGTCGACGAGGCGTGGCTGCTCATGCGCGACGGCGAAGGCGCGAAGTTCCTGTTCCGCATGTCGAAGGCCGCCCGTAAACGCCACGCCGGGCTCGCGGTGGTCACCCAGGACGTCGCCGACGTCCTGGGCACCGACCTCGGGCAGGCCGTCGTCGCCAATGCCGCCACCCAGGTGCTGCTCAAACAAGCCCCCCAGGCCATCGACGCCGTCGGCGACGCGTTCGGACTCACCGCCGGGGAACGGCGGCTGCTCCTCGCCGCCCGCGTCGGCACCGGCCTGCTCATCGCCGGCGCGAACCGGACACGTTTCGAGGCGATCGCCTCCGACACCGAACACCGCCTGGCGACCACCCGTCCGCAGGACCTCGCCGCGCTCACCGACGAGGAGGAGCTGTGA
- a CDS encoding DUF87 domain-containing protein: MPGIAPPAGLTRWVLDAAGWAAARPWLLAVAAGALIGSIAARNLHASWRHRRHADGARLITIAPPPEVDPRSSAALWANLAGTLTPSRRRRILYGCPHVVWQYTWTGRRLLISVWVPGTVPPGAVEAAVRAAWPGAACTTDDDPGPPISADTAAVGGHLLPVAAEWLPLRDDHDTDPLRALMSAGSSLRADEHACVQILARPAAARRAARARRAARRLRDGKTPLPTINPAAPLLWLIEAFLPGRPSGTSRATPAARRDPSVERDVRAILDKSAHPLWETAVRYAVAKDTGRANTDQRPRLRGLADTIASAFAVYSARNRLTHRARMPHPVAVLAQRHLGAGFLTSAPELAALAALPQDLAVPGLDRARAKSMPAPVAVTTGGRAAKVLGDAQMGGHTVGLSVPDSRYHLHVIGSTGSGKTTLLVNMAVDDIKARRGTVVIDPHGDLVLDILDRLPADVADRVVLFDPDQPNPPTINPLEGDDHDLVVDNLVSIFGNIFAKAWGPRMDDVMRVACLTLLRHANVTLQHIPPLLNSAQFRSAMTVNLDDPAGLHGFWQWYDELNPALRSQVIGPVLARLRSFLLRDFVKRTMQYPKSSFDMGNVLDGGALLVRIPKGQLGEDTSKLLGSLILAQVWQAATARARLNPDQRRDATLIIDEAQNFLTLANSLDTMLAEARKYRLSLVLSHQDLAQFPKDLLAAASANARNKVYFSCAPEDARVLSRHTLPELDEHDLTHLDAYTTATRLVADGRQTPAFTMRTRAPKPVVGEATAIREVAAEKVLPQDKSAIDALVEQYSRPKKDAADARGGGASDAERARRQRR, from the coding sequence GTGCCCGGCATCGCGCCGCCCGCCGGGCTCACCCGATGGGTCCTCGACGCCGCCGGATGGGCGGCGGCGCGGCCGTGGCTGCTCGCCGTCGCCGCCGGCGCGCTCATCGGCTCCATCGCCGCCCGCAACCTGCACGCGTCATGGCGGCACCGCCGTCACGCCGACGGCGCCCGCCTGATCACCATCGCACCGCCCCCAGAGGTCGACCCGCGCAGCAGCGCCGCCCTATGGGCCAACCTCGCCGGCACCCTCACACCCTCGCGGCGCCGCCGAATCCTGTACGGCTGCCCGCACGTGGTGTGGCAGTACACGTGGACCGGGCGGCGGCTGCTGATCAGCGTGTGGGTGCCCGGCACCGTGCCACCCGGCGCCGTGGAGGCCGCCGTGCGCGCCGCGTGGCCCGGCGCGGCCTGCACCACCGATGACGACCCCGGCCCGCCGATCTCCGCCGACACGGCCGCCGTGGGCGGGCACCTGCTGCCCGTCGCCGCCGAGTGGCTGCCGCTGCGCGACGACCACGACACCGACCCGCTGCGCGCGCTGATGTCGGCCGGGTCGAGCCTACGCGCCGACGAGCACGCCTGCGTGCAGATCCTCGCCCGCCCCGCCGCCGCACGCCGCGCCGCACGGGCCCGCCGCGCCGCCAGACGGCTACGCGACGGCAAGACCCCCCTGCCCACCATCAATCCGGCCGCGCCGCTGCTGTGGCTCATCGAGGCGTTCCTACCCGGGCGCCCCTCCGGCACCAGTCGCGCAACGCCGGCGGCACGGCGGGACCCGAGCGTGGAACGCGATGTGCGCGCCATCCTCGACAAGAGCGCCCACCCGCTGTGGGAGACCGCCGTGCGCTACGCCGTCGCCAAGGACACCGGCCGCGCCAACACCGACCAGCGGCCCCGGCTGCGCGGCCTCGCCGACACGATTGCCTCCGCGTTCGCCGTGTACTCCGCCCGCAACCGACTCACCCACCGCGCCCGCATGCCCCACCCGGTCGCGGTGCTGGCACAGCGGCACCTCGGCGCCGGGTTCCTCACCAGCGCCCCCGAGCTGGCCGCGCTCGCCGCGCTACCCCAAGACCTCGCGGTGCCGGGCCTGGACCGGGCACGCGCCAAGTCCATGCCCGCCCCGGTCGCCGTCACCACCGGCGGACGCGCAGCGAAGGTCCTCGGCGACGCGCAGATGGGCGGGCACACCGTCGGCCTGTCCGTGCCGGATTCGAGGTATCACCTGCATGTGATCGGCTCCACCGGCTCCGGCAAGACGACCCTGTTGGTGAACATGGCCGTCGACGACATCAAAGCCCGCCGCGGCACCGTCGTCATCGACCCGCACGGCGACCTCGTCCTGGACATCCTCGACCGGCTACCCGCCGACGTCGCCGACCGGGTCGTGCTGTTCGACCCCGACCAGCCCAACCCGCCCACCATCAACCCCCTCGAGGGCGACGACCACGACCTCGTCGTCGACAACCTCGTGTCGATCTTCGGCAACATCTTCGCCAAGGCGTGGGGGCCCCGCATGGACGACGTCATGCGGGTGGCCTGCCTGACCCTGCTGCGCCACGCCAACGTCACCCTGCAACACATCCCGCCGCTGCTCAACTCGGCGCAGTTCCGCTCCGCGATGACCGTCAACCTCGACGACCCGGCCGGCCTGCACGGCTTCTGGCAGTGGTATGACGAGCTCAACCCCGCCCTGCGCTCCCAGGTCATCGGCCCGGTCCTCGCCCGGCTGCGCTCCTTCCTGCTGCGCGACTTCGTCAAACGCACCATGCAATACCCCAAGTCGAGCTTCGACATGGGCAATGTCCTCGACGGCGGCGCCCTGCTCGTGCGCATCCCCAAAGGTCAACTCGGGGAGGACACCAGCAAACTGCTCGGGTCGCTGATCCTGGCGCAGGTGTGGCAGGCTGCCACCGCCCGCGCCCGCCTCAACCCCGATCAGCGCCGCGACGCCACCCTGATCATCGACGAGGCGCAGAACTTCCTCACCCTCGCCAACAGCCTCGACACGATGCTCGCCGAGGCCCGCAAGTACCGGCTATCACTGGTCCTGTCGCACCAGGACCTCGCCCAGTTCCCGAAAGACCTCCTCGCCGCCGCGTCGGCCAACGCCCGCAACAAGGTGTACTTCTCCTGCGCTCCCGAGGACGCCCGCGTCCTGTCCCGGCACACCCTTCCCGAACTCGACGAGCACGACCTCACCCACCTCGACGCCTACACCACCGCGACCCGCCTGGTCGCCGACGGCCGCCAGACACCCGCATTCACCATGCGTACCCGCGCCCCGAAGCCCGTCGTCGGCGAGGCCACCGCTATTCGGGAGGTGGCCGCGGAGAAGGTCCTGCCCCAGGACAAGAGTGCCATCGACGCCCTCGTCGAGCAGTACTCCCGTCCGAAGAAAGACGCCGCCGACGCCCGTGGGGGCGGTGCGTCCGACGCGGAGCGGGCTCGCCGGCAACGCCGCTGA
- a CDS encoding Mu transposase C-terminal domain-containing protein yields the protein MVGVAGPAVRLADAMGVVSTVPLAVLQASPGFAVVGAGAPAVVPAAGQLEDVPAAVLEQALWWEQHILEVLHGRRRDGDVGEGPRPEYDPVVQSLARRERAKVAELNAAGCPAAISTVRRYRLRYQAQGLFGLVDQRAARRTPVFGRVDEAVVEAMRAAIAETTDASSRTAGFVLWRTEQLLAARGDAVVVPSQRTLYRLFDKLAAGKHVTGAARTRRSLANRPDGPFGQVTVSAPGELMQIDSTPLDVLVLLDDGVVGRVELTGMIDVATRTVTAAVLRPTTKAVDASVLLARTVTPEPMRPGWVDALRMSRSVLPHQRLLSIDERLEHAAARPVIVPETIVCDHGKVFVSHNFRASCRFLGINFQPAHKATPTDKPHIERMLASVATGFTQFVAGYTGANAERRGRKVEDGPLWSLLELQELLDEWIVAAWQNRPHDGLRDPVSPGRAFTPNEKYAALIEAAGYVPVALSGADYIELLPARWQAINAYGIRINYRTYDAEALNPLRGQPSGVTAKNDRWEIHYDPYDVSRVWVRDPAGGWIRAGWKHLDRVISPFGELAWDHVRKGLPEATEAELADAVNALLQRAHRGPPESSAAAAPSRRDRRVVARTRAATPAVPLPSPPFDGAQDEADGEDTGPIAPVIPLGVFDAHEEAKKRW from the coding sequence GTGGTCGGTGTCGCGGGGCCGGCGGTCCGGCTGGCCGATGCGATGGGCGTGGTCAGCACGGTGCCGTTGGCGGTGTTGCAGGCGTCACCGGGTTTCGCCGTGGTCGGCGCGGGAGCGCCGGCGGTGGTGCCGGCGGCTGGCCAGTTGGAGGATGTCCCGGCTGCCGTGCTCGAGCAGGCGCTCTGGTGGGAGCAGCACATTCTGGAAGTGCTGCATGGCCGCCGTCGTGACGGTGACGTCGGCGAGGGGCCGCGTCCGGAGTATGACCCGGTGGTGCAGTCGCTGGCCCGCAGGGAGCGGGCGAAGGTGGCCGAGCTGAACGCCGCTGGTTGCCCGGCGGCGATTAGTACGGTGCGTCGGTATCGGCTGCGTTATCAGGCGCAGGGGTTGTTCGGGCTGGTTGATCAGCGGGCGGCGCGGCGCACGCCGGTGTTCGGGCGGGTGGACGAGGCGGTGGTGGAAGCGATGCGCGCGGCGATCGCCGAGACCACGGACGCGTCCTCACGCACGGCCGGTTTCGTGCTCTGGCGCACCGAGCAGCTGCTCGCCGCCCGCGGTGATGCGGTGGTGGTGCCGTCGCAGCGCACGCTCTACCGGCTGTTCGACAAGCTCGCCGCGGGCAAGCACGTGACCGGGGCTGCGCGCACCCGCCGGTCGTTGGCCAACCGCCCGGACGGGCCGTTCGGGCAGGTGACGGTTTCCGCACCGGGTGAGCTGATGCAGATCGACTCGACCCCACTGGACGTGCTGGTCCTGCTCGATGACGGGGTGGTCGGCCGGGTGGAGCTGACCGGCATGATCGATGTCGCGACCCGCACGGTCACCGCCGCGGTGTTGCGTCCGACGACGAAGGCGGTGGACGCGTCGGTGCTGCTGGCGCGCACGGTGACGCCCGAGCCGATGCGTCCGGGGTGGGTCGACGCGCTGCGGATGTCCCGTTCGGTGCTGCCGCACCAGCGGCTGCTGAGCATCGATGAGCGGCTGGAACACGCCGCTGCCCGTCCGGTGATCGTTCCGGAGACGATCGTGTGTGATCACGGCAAGGTGTTCGTGTCGCACAACTTCCGGGCGTCCTGCCGGTTCCTGGGGATCAACTTCCAGCCGGCGCATAAGGCAACGCCGACCGACAAACCCCACATCGAGCGGATGCTGGCGTCGGTCGCGACCGGGTTCACGCAGTTCGTCGCCGGTTACACGGGCGCGAACGCCGAACGTCGCGGACGCAAGGTCGAGGACGGACCGTTGTGGTCGCTGCTTGAGCTGCAGGAACTACTCGACGAGTGGATCGTCGCGGCATGGCAGAACCGGCCGCATGACGGCCTGCGGGATCCGGTCAGCCCGGGGCGGGCGTTCACCCCGAACGAGAAGTACGCGGCGCTGATCGAAGCGGCCGGCTACGTCCCGGTGGCGCTGTCCGGCGCCGACTACATCGAGCTGCTACCGGCCCGCTGGCAGGCGATCAACGCCTACGGCATCCGAATCAACTACCGCACCTACGACGCCGAGGCGCTCAACCCGCTGCGCGGGCAGCCCTCCGGGGTGACGGCCAAGAACGACCGGTGGGAGATTCACTACGACCCTTACGACGTGTCCCGGGTCTGGGTGCGTGACCCGGCCGGCGGCTGGATCCGGGCGGGCTGGAAACACCTGGACAGGGTCATCAGTCCGTTCGGGGAACTCGCCTGGGACCACGTCCGCAAGGGCCTGCCGGAGGCCACCGAGGCCGAGCTCGCCGACGCGGTCAACGCCCTGCTGCAACGCGCGCATCGCGGACCGCCTGAGTCTTCCGCTGCTGCCGCGCCCTCGCGGCGAGACAGGCGGGTCGTCGCCCGCACCCGCGCCGCGACCCCTGCCGTCCCTCTGCCGTCGCCGCCCTTCGACGGCGCTCAGGACGAGGCGGACGGCGAGGACACCGGCCCGATCGCCCCGGTGATCCCGCTGGGAGTGTTCGACGCTCACGAGGAAGCGAAGAAACGCTGGTGA
- a CDS encoding replication-relaxation family protein encodes MSRHSPTPEPDPSDPRPTPPPRRLSKDERLARLRLLTLRDHDLLDWLAEHYLLSADQIAAALFPSKRSALLRLAALHRYEAVHRFGDLRTGTDQYLYTLGPLGVDVHPRAYSDPLRPDAPAPRTSVERAHRIIGSGRMNHLLGTNQLFIDLHAYTRADPDATLLRWWSEQHASAAYAIAGVRPDGHGIWRAAGRTVGFFLEHDNNTEPLRTVLGKLRAYERLAQFGPRYPVLLRVPNRRREANLLDALAGVPTVMPVATGLHHEHPAGPAWTLASDPGSRRWLHELPSDHGPDTATNPHHFTDPDDG; translated from the coding sequence ATGTCCCGCCACTCACCCACTCCCGAACCCGACCCGTCCGACCCTCGACCCACCCCACCTCCTCGCCGGCTCAGCAAGGACGAGCGGCTGGCCCGCCTGCGGCTGCTGACCCTGCGCGACCACGACCTGCTGGACTGGCTCGCCGAGCACTACCTGCTCTCCGCCGACCAGATCGCCGCCGCCCTGTTCCCCTCGAAACGCTCCGCGCTGCTGCGCCTGGCCGCCCTACACCGCTACGAGGCCGTGCACCGCTTCGGGGACCTCCGAACCGGCACCGACCAGTACCTCTACACCCTCGGCCCGCTCGGCGTCGACGTGCACCCCCGCGCCTACAGTGACCCGCTGCGGCCTGATGCCCCCGCCCCCCGCACCAGCGTGGAACGCGCCCACCGCATCATCGGCAGCGGCCGAATGAACCACCTGCTCGGTACCAACCAACTCTTCATCGACCTGCACGCCTACACCCGCGCCGACCCCGACGCCACACTCCTGCGCTGGTGGTCCGAGCAGCACGCCTCCGCCGCCTACGCCATCGCCGGCGTGCGACCCGACGGCCACGGCATCTGGCGCGCCGCCGGCCGCACCGTCGGCTTCTTCCTCGAACACGACAACAACACCGAGCCGCTGCGCACCGTGCTGGGCAAGCTGCGCGCCTACGAACGCCTCGCCCAGTTCGGACCCCGCTACCCGGTCCTGCTGCGCGTGCCCAACCGCCGACGCGAAGCCAACCTCCTCGACGCCCTCGCCGGCGTGCCCACCGTCATGCCGGTAGCCACCGGCCTGCACCACGAACACCCCGCCGGGCCCGCCTGGACCCTCGCCTCCGACCCCGGCTCACGCCGCTGGCTGCACGAGCTGCCCAGCGACCACGGCCCCGACACCGCCACCAACCCCCACCACTTCACCGACCCCGACGACGGCTGA